One Triticum dicoccoides isolate Atlit2015 ecotype Zavitan chromosome 3B, WEW_v2.0, whole genome shotgun sequence genomic window, GATGATGAGCAATTTCagaaggagtatcacaacctcgtaAATCTGCAACATGAAAATATTGTGCGATTAATTGGCTATTGCCATGAAACTTGGGGAGAATTTAAACCTTATGAAGGGAAAGAGATTTTTGTCGAGACGATAAAGAGGGCGCTTTGCTTTGAGTACATGCAAAATGGAAGCCTTGATTGCTGTATTGCTGGTATGATGATGCACACTGCTCTACTTGTATTGTGGCATTAAGCAAACATTCACGAGGAAGCCTTATTGTGTGTTGCTGCAGATGAATCTACTGGACATGATTGGAGCACACGCTACGCAATAATTAAGGGGATTTGTCAGGGCTTGAAATACCTTCACGAGGAATTGGTTCCTCCTATGTTGCATCTGGATTTAAAACCAGGCAATATATTGCTTGACGAAAATATGGTGCCCAAGATCGCGGATTTTGGCTTGTCGAGGCTCTTCGGAGGAGAACAAACACACATGACGAAAACTTCTATAGGAACACAGTAAGAAAGAAATAATATATGTATATGTTTTCATTAGACCCATGGTGTCAATAACATATATTATGTGTCATGCAGTGGGTACGTACCGCCAGAATATATCGATGCGGCCGTGATCACTGTCAAGTTTGACATATTCAGTTTGGGTGTGATCATCATAAAGATAATGACAGGGCCAATGGGCTACTATAGAAGTGCAGAAATGTCTCCACGAGAATTCATAGAGCTTGTAAGATAGACTGTTTTCTATATTGAGATGATAAGTACATCATTCGTGCATGATATACCTCCCTCTTTTTTTATACACTACCATGCTTTATGTTCCACACTGCTAGGTACATGGGAAGTGGAAGAATAAGCTACAAACAACAACACCAGTTGATGCATTGGAGCCATATTGTGAACAAGTAAAGAGATGCATCGAGATAGCTTTAAGTTGTGTGGATCCAGATCGGCACAAGAGGCCGACTATGGGGGTAATCATCGAGAAGTTGAACGAGACAGAGCCTGCGCTACAATCGGCTGGTGCATCAATGACCAAAACAGGGTCGTCGATATACAAGGTATGGTCACTATAATGGCACAAGCTATTAGAGTAATCCAAATATATTTGCGTAATAGGACTACGCGTGTCTGTGTTGAACCTGATTAGTGTACGCTGAGTAGTACTACTAGTTTGAGTTAGCTTCCTTATACGTGTGGGCCTGTGCTAATAAGGTTAGAGCTAGTTTCTCCATGGTATTTGGCGTTGGTGTTCGTGTAAAATTTCATATAGCTTATTTCTGTGTCTGTAGGCCACTGACTTTCCAAGAAAACAGGGCAAGGAAGAATACACAAGCTCAGGTAATGTTACATCTGTTAGCTATCACTAGTTTCCCATGGCATGTGGGGGAAATAATTTGATTTAATACATTGATCGTGTAGACAGCTATGGGTGTTAGCGTTAGACAAACTTAGGCGTGTGTTGTAAAGATTATGGCTGTGAGCAACAACTAATTTACAAATAGGAAATATACATACATGACATAAAATTAGTTTGTAGTATTTGGGATTTTATTTACTTGCCATTGCCTTTATTATGCAaccaaaaataacaaatgaatAATGAAACAACAAATTAAGGACAATTCTCAAAATGGTCTTGTTGATTTGCAGGAACGAAGCCGACGCCGAGGGAACCCGGGGGCATGCAGATGGCAATTAAGAACCACAGAAAGGTCATGCTGGAGATCACCGGCGGTGACTACAACCATCACCGACCGGGTCTGGACCTGGTGGCTATCGTAGACGTCAGCGGCAGCATGAATGGCAAGAAGATGGAACAGCTGAAGACAGCTATGCGGTTTGTCGTACAGAAGCTCACACCCATCGACCGCTTCTGCATCGTCACGTTCTCGGATCATGCTACAAGGCTCTGCCCGCTGACACCGATGTCCAAGTCCTCACAGACATATTTGCAGCAGCTCGTCGATGACCTTAAGGCACATGGTGGCACCAACATCAGTAACGGTCTGCTGGCAGGGCTGAAGATCCTCTATGACCGCAGGATGAAAAACAGCCGCATCGCCAGCATCATGCTCATGTCGGATGGTGCAGAGTCCATGGGTGATGCTTCTCAAGTGGTTATTCGCGGCAACGTACCCGTTTACACATTTAGTTTTGGCTTTGACAGCGACCATGTGGTGCTCAGCACGGTAGCGGCCAATAGCAATGGAGGGACGTTCTCTGAAGTCCAGGATACTCGTGCTGGTGGCCTGACCATGGCCTTCTCTCAGTGCCTCGCCGGCCTACTTACAGTGACGGTTCAGGACCTCAAGGTGACGCTAGCACCCATTGGAGACGACTCGGAGATAGTGAAGGTGACTGCCGGGAACTACCTACAGACCGAGCACCAAATAAACGGCTCGGTGACCGTCAGCTTTTCGGTAACATCTACAGCAGGGAAGTGCGCAGGGTCATTATCGACCTTCTCGTTCCGTCGGCAATCCAGAGTGGGGAAATCCTCAAGGTCACATGCTCAAGCTCAAGCAGCAGgtaaaatacacacacacacacacacacacacacacacacatgcatgtcaaCAGGAGAGacaaagtagtagtactagtatcagCTATTAGATAAACGAAATCACATGCATGCATGTCAAAGAGATACCAACCATGCAATTATTTCATGCACGCACGCAGCTATTCTGGCCTAGCCCTACTTGCTTGGTActgaaggctttgttgttgttgttgttgttgttgttgttgttgttgtatgcaGCTATTCTGGTAGGTTGCAGTTTGCCGTGCCTCCTGAGGCCATGTTGGACGTGTGGCGCACCGGCATCGGCATGGAGGTGTTAAAGGAGGAGACACCGAAGGAGTTAGAGATGGAGGAGGCCCGTCTGCACTtggtgaagatgatgaaggacgcGAGAATGATGGCAGACTTGAAGAAGCTCAAGGATGCCCAGGACAAGCTAGTGGAGGCCCAGAACCAGCTGTCCGATCCACTGCTCAAGACTGATCTACATAATCTCTTGGAGCTCTTCAAAACCCTAGAAACCTACGAGGCACATGGCCGCTCCTACTCCTTGGCACTGGAGTCTTCGCATGACCGGCAACGTTTTGCTACGAGGGGAATTGATATGCGGCTGTTCCTCTTCGAAACCCTAGAAACCTACGAGGCACATGGCCGCTCCTACTCCTTGGCACTGGAGTCTTCGCATGACCGGCAACGTTTTGCTACGAGGGGCATTGATATGCGGCTGTTCGCGACACCACGCATGGACATGTACCTGGAGCAGGCCAGCAGGTTCCTCAGGGAACCGACGGCACTGGTGCAGGCGGCGGACCAAGACGACATGGAGGAGGTCGCTGCTGCTCTTGCGAATATGATTCCCTGTACGGAAGAATCGGCGGTGATTAAGATCCGCAGCCCCTGGATCACTGGACCATGATGACCGAGCGGGAGGACAACAAGCTGCTCGTGATTGAGTTCACCGCGAGCTGGTGCAGGCCATCCCGCAGCATAGCTCCCTTTATTGATTTTCTCGCCAACAAGTATCCAGATGCCATTTTCCTCAAGGTTGATATTGATGATGCTGATATGGAGTATATTGCCGAGCATCACGAAGTTAATGGTGTGCCGACCTTCCTGTTCATGAACAGGGGAGAGGTTAAGGACAGGCTTCGTGGCGCAGACAAGGAAGAGCTGTTTGAGACGCTTCAGCTGCAGATGACCCTCATTATGGACAACTGACTGATACGGCATTCATATCTGTTGAGTATATTGAATATTAGGAAGTATATGATATACTAGGATTTGGTTCTAACTTgttttgtactccaagtagatcattgtactcctatatacatgcccacgaggctcaagcaatacaacatcaATTCCACCAATACCTCTCTCTTCCTTCTAACTATATCCTTGACCGCCGGCTGTATCATCTGGCCAGCGTATACAGATGCATTGAtttaatcctttctttgcttgtttGACTTGGATTTCATCCCTTGGGACAAATTATTGCCTAGTGGGGCCATGTAATTCCTTACAATGTGTGTTGGTCAGACAGCAGTGATGATTAATAGTCCTAATAATACTGTAAGCTGTGACATTGTTTGTGGAGTACTCTTGTTTGTGTCTGGCATATTAAGGCCTTCTGTATGGCTACGTATACACCCTCGTGCATATGTTGTACTGCTAATTGCTCAGCAATATCTGAATCTGTACAAAATTCACCCCTCAGCTCATATACATCTGTTTCGTAGCTAGATTTCCTTAAAGATTTAACTACGGTTCATCTGATATATATCTCACTCATATACATCTGTACAGAATTGGATAGCAAGCCTCAAATGCAGTTTTCTGTAATCATCTCGCTGATATACATCTGTTCTTCTTTTCAGTCGTTTTTGCTTTTCTTCCTTGCTGTTTTGAGCTGATTTGTTCAGGTTGAGACTTCTAGTCTGTTTGGAATATACTATAAGGTAGACAATAGCCAAAAAAATCATAACAGGAGTGTACAACATCTCTTCTTTGACTGTATTCTTGCTAAAACTATTTGGCATGTTGTCGGGATCGCCCCTACTTGTTTGGTACTCAAGGCTCTttcaaagcagaacaattcgcttttgtgaaagctaatctttaacccggtcaattgttcgaataagtataacaccagcttcatgtttatcgcttttgccaagtcatgctccatgagaTGATAGTATTATCAgcgtactgtaggatagacacccctccatcaactagatgaggtaccAGGCTACCTACTTGACCAGCCTCCTTTGCCCTTCCTATTAGAATGGTCAACATGTCGACTACAATATTGAACAGAATaggtgacatcggatctccttgtccagCTTGGCGCGTGTGATATTGTGttgcacgtgtgtgtgtgtgtgtgtgtgtgtgtgtgtgtgtgtgtgtgtgtgtgtgtgaaacacCAACAGAAAAATGATACTTAAGTTCAGATTTGAGCTCGCAAGTTCTCGGATTCCCCAGTAGATCTACCCTTAGATACTATTGGG contains:
- the LOC119274242 gene encoding uncharacterized protein LOC119274242 isoform X1: MEAVSVAPRVLSFSVLDEITKGFSNDMKVGAGSYGNVYKGQHTDGEMIAVKVLHYIPGLDDEQFQKEYHNLVNLQHENIVRLIGYCHETWGEFKPYEGKEIFVETIKRALCFEYMQNGSLDCCIADESTGHDWSTRYAIIKGICQGLKYLHEELVPPMLHLDLKPGNILLDENMVPKIADFGLSRLFGGEQTHMTKTSIGTHGYVPPEYIDAAVITVKFDIFSLGVIIIKIMTGPMGYYRSAEMSPREFIELVHGKWKNKLQTTTPVDALEPYCEQVKRCIEIALSCVDPDRHKRPTMGVIIEKLNETEPALQSAGASMTKTGSSIYKATDFPRKQGKEEYTSSGTKPTPREPGGMQMAIKNHRKVMLEITGGDYNHHRPGLDLVAIVDVSGSMNGKKMEQLKTAMRFVVQKLTPIDRFCIVTFSDHATRLCPLTPMSKSSQTYLQQLVDDLKAHGGTNISNGLLAGLKILYDRRMKNSRIASIMLMSDGAESMGDASQVVIRGNVPVYTFSFGFDSDHVVLSTVAANSNGGTFSEVQDTRAGGLTMAFSQCLAGLLTVTVQDLKVTLAPIGDDSEIVKVTAGNYLQTEHQINGSVTVSFSVTSTAGKCAGSLSTFSFRRQSRVGKSSRSHAQAQAAAILVGCSLPCLLRPCWTCGAPASAWRC
- the LOC119274242 gene encoding uncharacterized protein LOC119274242 isoform X2, which codes for MEAVSVAPRVLSFSVLDEITKGFSNDMKVGAGSYGNVYKHTDGEMIAVKVLHYIPGLDDEQFQKEYHNLVNLQHENIVRLIGYCHETWGEFKPYEGKEIFVETIKRALCFEYMQNGSLDCCIADESTGHDWSTRYAIIKGICQGLKYLHEELVPPMLHLDLKPGNILLDENMVPKIADFGLSRLFGGEQTHMTKTSIGTHGYVPPEYIDAAVITVKFDIFSLGVIIIKIMTGPMGYYRSAEMSPREFIELVHGKWKNKLQTTTPVDALEPYCEQVKRCIEIALSCVDPDRHKRPTMGVIIEKLNETEPALQSAGASMTKTGSSIYKATDFPRKQGKEEYTSSGTKPTPREPGGMQMAIKNHRKVMLEITGGDYNHHRPGLDLVAIVDVSGSMNGKKMEQLKTAMRFVVQKLTPIDRFCIVTFSDHATRLCPLTPMSKSSQTYLQQLVDDLKAHGGTNISNGLLAGLKILYDRRMKNSRIASIMLMSDGAESMGDASQVVIRGNVPVYTFSFGFDSDHVVLSTVAANSNGGTFSEVQDTRAGGLTMAFSQCLAGLLTVTVQDLKVTLAPIGDDSEIVKVTAGNYLQTEHQINGSVTVSFSVTSTAGKCAGSLSTFSFRRQSRVGKSSRSHAQAQAAAILVGCSLPCLLRPCWTCGAPASAWRC
- the LOC119274244 gene encoding uncharacterized protein LOC119274244, with the translated sequence MEEARLHLVKMMKDARMMADLKKLKDAQDKLVEAQNQLSDPLLKTDLHNLLELFKTLETYEAHGRSYSLALESSHDRQRFATRGIDMRLFATPRMDMYLEQASRFLREPTALVQAADQDDMEEVAAALANMIPCTEESAVIKIRSPWITGP